The nucleotide sequence ATCGGCCGAAGCCCACGGCCGATCGGCCGACCCGGCGCCCAAAGCCCCCAGCAGGCCCCTGGGCAGGCCCGCCTGCTGCATGCCGCGGTCCATTTCTTCACTCAGCGCGTCCCCCGTCATCGCCTGGGCGCCGGCAAAGGCCTCCAGTTGATCGGGCGTCATCGCCTGGCCCGGACCGCCGGCGGCCTGTCCGTCCCTGCCCGGGGAGACCGGGCGAAACACTTCGACCGTCCCGCCGTCGACCGTGAGCGACGCGCGCTCGTAGGTGGTGACCTGGCGCTGACCCATGATGGTCGCATCGACGGTATAACGGGTTATTCCGGCGAGGCGCTGGCGTTGAAGTTCCTCCACTTTCTGCAGAATGGCCTGCGCGTCTTCGGCCAGGGCAGGGCCAGGCAGGGTGGAAAACATAAACAGTGACGCGACGATGAGAAATCTCGGCATGACGGCAACCCCCCAAAGGTATTGAATCCAGGTACCCCTGGATTCAGATGCAAACGGTCGAGTGTCCAGGTCTTCTTTACTCGTTCGGGGGGGGATGACAGCCTGGGGACGAATCCCCGTACTTATTTACATATGGCGTCTATGAAGGCGAATGTCAAAGTCAAAAAGAAGAATCCGCTCTTCCCGAAACCATGGCACCTGGTTCGAGGAGCACAATCCAGCGTGCCATGGCGGGATTTCGCTTGAAGACCGGGGCCCTGATGATGGAAGGTGGAGTACGGCCGGCTGGTCGGTGCCGCCGGGGGCGCGGCTCCCCGACGCCGGCAGCGGGGGAGTGAACCTGGAGCCACGCGCCATGACCCTTTCGATCCTGTCGCTGTTGATCATCCTCGCCGTAGCGCTCGTCCTCTTCTGGTTCGAGTGGGTGCCTCCGGACGTGACCGCGCTGGGGGTGCTGCTCGCCCTGATCGTCCTGGATTTGATCCCCCTGGACCGGGCGTTCTCCGGTTTCGGGAGCGACACGGTCATGCTCCTCCTCGGCCTTTTGATCATGACCGCGGCCCTGATGCGCACGGGAGCGGTGGAGGTCGTGAGCCGCCGTTTACTGGAAATTACGGGCAAACATCCCGGAGCCCTGCTGCCCGCGACCATGCTGGCCGTGGCGTTGTTCAGTTCCTTCATCAACAACACGGCCGCCGCGGCGTTCTTCCTCCCGGTGATCCTGGGCATCAGCCAGAGAACGGGGATGAGCGCCTCGCGTCTCCTGATGCCCATGGCTTTCGCGGCGATCCTGGCCAGTTCGGTGACCCTGGTGAGTACCTCGACCAACGTGGTGGTGAGCGGCCTGATGACCCAGTTCGGCATGCCGGCGATCGGCATGCTGGAGTTGACGCCGGTCGGGGTTTCCGTGCTGGCGGCCGGCCTGCTCTACATGGGGTTCTTCGGCAGGCGGCTGATCCCCGAGCGCCCGGCCGAGCCGACCCTGACCGACACCTTCGGCCTGCGCCCCTACCTGGCCGAGCTGCGCATCCTGGAGCGATCCTCCCTTGACGGCAACACGCTGGCGGACTCCGGCCTGGGGCGGAATTACGACCTGACGGTACTGGCCATCATCCGCGACGGGAAGCGCACGCTCGACCCGTCCGCCGACACCCTGTTGCGGACGGGAGACACCCTGCTGGTGGAGGGGTCCTCCGAGGCGATCCTGAAGGTCAAGGACGTCCCGGGCCTCGACGCGCAGGAGGATGCCACGGTCTCGGACGCGGACCTGGAGGCCGAGGGGCTGGGCCTGGCGGAGGTGGTGCTGCTGCCCGGCTCGCCCTTCCTCGGGCGCACGGCCAAGGGCCTGAAGATGCGGGAGCGCTACCGGATCCAGGTCCTGGCCATCAACCGCCGCACGGGGGTGATCCGGTCGAGGCTCGCCGACACCCGCCTGGGGCTGGGGGATGTGCTGCTCGTGCAGGGAAAGCACAACCAGATCGCGGCGCTCGAGGCGGAGAACGCTTTCGACGTACTGGGCATCATGGAGACCCGGCGGTTCCGTCCCAGGCAGGCGTTGCTGGTGACGGCGATCTTCATCGGCGCGTTCATCGCCGGCTCGATGAACCTCCTCCCCCTGCCGGCCGCCATGCTTTCCGGCGCCCTGCTGGTCTTCGTGACGCGCTGCATCTCACCCGAAGAGGCCTATCGCCAGGTGGATTGGAAGGTGCTGATCCTGATCGGCAGCATGCTGGGCCTGGGGGTGGCGATGCAGTCCACCGGCACGGCGGCGTTTCTGGCCGACCGGCTGACCGCGCTGGTGGGGGGGTGGAACCCGCTCTGGCTGCTGAGCGGGTTCTTCTTCCTCACGGTGGCCCTGACCCAGCCGATGTCCAACCAGGCGGCTGCGGCCGTCGTCGTCCCGGTCGCGGTGCAGACCGCCCTGCAGCTGGGCCTGAACCCGCGCACCTTCGCCATGATGATAACGATCGCGGCCAGCACCTCGTATTTGACCCCCCTGGAGCCCGCCTGCCTGATGGTCTACGGGCCGGGCCGCTACCGCTTCAGCGATTTTCTCAAGGTGGGCGGTCTTCTCACGGTGGTCGTCTATCTCGTGGCGATCTTTCTGGCCCCCCGGCTCTGGCCCCTGTGACCCCCGCCGGATGCGCATGGCGGAGGCCCGGCTACAACACCCTGTAGAAATGGATGACCACGCTGTTCGCCCTGCGCATTCCCGTGGATATGATGACCGATTTGTTGAGCCAATCGTACTTGCTGCCGGCCTCGACCTCCATCCTGGCGCCGGTACGCATGTAGTACTCGGAAGGGGGCACCTCTTCACCCCTGGCGAGGCGGTCGAGAACCGCCCTGGGTGCGGTCCGGATGCCCGTGTTTTCGACGAAGATGATCAGGCCGTCATCGGTCTTCAGGCTGTACCTGGCCACCAGGTCGGCGGTGCCGTCTTCGCGCACGGTCTGCCAGTCCGCGCCGCCGCGCAGCACGGTCCCCTTGATTTTGGGTCCCGAGAAGGTCCCGCCCGAGATATTGATGATGCGACGGGTGCCGTATTTGGTCTTGCCCAGTTCCTGCGGCGGCTCCAATGTGGCCGTCAGTTCGAACAGGAACTCCAGTTCCGGCCTGGGCAACAGATCGTCCGCGAGAGGGTTCCCTGCGGTCATGGCAAACAGCGACAGGGTGAAGAG is from Acidobacteriota bacterium and encodes:
- a CDS encoding DUF3237 domain-containing protein, which gives rise to MTAGNPLADDLLPRPELEFLFELTATLEPPQELGKTKYGTRRIINISGGTFSGPKIKGTVLRGGADWQTVREDGTADLVARYSLKTDDGLIIFVENTGIRTAPRAVLDRLARGEEVPPSEYYMRTGARMEVEAGSKYDWLNKSVIISTGMRRANSVVIHFYRVL
- a CDS encoding SLC13 family permease; this encodes MTLSILSLLIILAVALVLFWFEWVPPDVTALGVLLALIVLDLIPLDRAFSGFGSDTVMLLLGLLIMTAALMRTGAVEVVSRRLLEITGKHPGALLPATMLAVALFSSFINNTAAAAFFLPVILGISQRTGMSASRLLMPMAFAAILASSVTLVSTSTNVVVSGLMTQFGMPAIGMLELTPVGVSVLAAGLLYMGFFGRRLIPERPAEPTLTDTFGLRPYLAELRILERSSLDGNTLADSGLGRNYDLTVLAIIRDGKRTLDPSADTLLRTGDTLLVEGSSEAILKVKDVPGLDAQEDATVSDADLEAEGLGLAEVVLLPGSPFLGRTAKGLKMRERYRIQVLAINRRTGVIRSRLADTRLGLGDVLLVQGKHNQIAALEAENAFDVLGIMETRRFRPRQALLVTAIFIGAFIAGSMNLLPLPAAMLSGALLVFVTRCISPEEAYRQVDWKVLILIGSMLGLGVAMQSTGTAAFLADRLTALVGGWNPLWLLSGFFFLTVALTQPMSNQAAAAVVVPVAVQTALQLGLNPRTFAMMITIAASTSYLTPLEPACLMVYGPGRYRFSDFLKVGGLLTVVVYLVAIFLAPRLWPL